One Phaseolus vulgaris cultivar G19833 chromosome 4, P. vulgaris v2.0, whole genome shotgun sequence DNA window includes the following coding sequences:
- the LOC137838514 gene encoding uncharacterized protein — MIPVEIQENSPRFQNFIFEESNEERKVNLGLLDEVREEARIKAEAFKRRVEYKYNSKMRPRQFQVADLVMRKAHPYQLENKLSPKWTSPFRVTEALGNGAYRLKKLKGGAIPPTWNVTNL, encoded by the coding sequence atgattccagtagaaattcaGGAGAACTCGCCACGTTTCCAGAACTTTATTTtcgaagagtccaatgaagagaggaaggTGAACCTCGGCCTACTGGACGAGgtaagggaggaagcaaggatCAAGGCTGAAGCCTttaagagaagggtggagtacaagtacaactccaagatgAGACCTCGacagttccaggtcgccgacctggtgatgcgaaaggcccacccgtaccagctagagaacaagttgtcccccaagtggactagTCCTTTCAGAGTGACGGAGGCCCTTGGGAACGGAGCATACAGGCTCAAGAAATTAAAAGGTGGGGCGATTCCTCCTACTTGGAACGTGACCAACCtttag